One window of the Oncorhynchus clarkii lewisi isolate Uvic-CL-2024 chromosome 19, UVic_Ocla_1.0, whole genome shotgun sequence genome contains the following:
- the LOC139374502 gene encoding cuticle protein 16.5-like translates to MAALAVLSAALAVLSAALAALSAALTVLSAALAVLSAALSAALAVLSAALAVLSAALAVLSAALAVLFAALAVLSATLAVLSAALAVLSAALAVLSAALAVLSAALAVLSAALAALSAALAVLSAALAVLSAALAVLSAALAAASSSHS, encoded by the coding sequence CTGCTCTGGCTGTCCTGTCTGCTGCACTGGCTGTCCTGTCTGCTGCCCTGGCTGCCCTGTCTGCTGCCCTGACTGTCCTGTCTGCTGCCCTGGCTGTCCTGTCTGCTGCCCTGTCTGCTGCCCTGGCTGTCCTGTCTGCTGCTCTGGCTGTCCTGTCTGCTGCTCTGGCTGTCCTGTCTGCTGCTCTGGCTGTCCTGTTTGCTGCCCTGGCTGTCCTGTCTGCTACATTGGCTGTCCTGTCTGCTGCCCTGGCTGTCCTGTCTGCTGCCCTGGCTGTCCTGTCTGCTGCACTGGCTGTCCTGTCTGCTGCCCTGGCTGTCCTGTCTGCTGCACTGGCTGCCCTGTCTGCTGCCCTGGCTGTCCTGTCTGCTGCACTGGCTGTCCTGTCTGCTGCACTGGCTGTCCTGTCTGCTGCACTGGCTGCTGCCTCATCTTCCCACAGCTGA